In a genomic window of Eriocheir sinensis breed Jianghai 21 chromosome 38, ASM2467909v1, whole genome shotgun sequence:
- the LOC127008624 gene encoding SH3 and multiple ankyrin repeat domains protein 3-like isoform X9, producing the protein MPSTTSSVDRFHHYKRPGSRRSRVNYNYKYRRASCPLAFEENSPRRLLRSRSAVIMEDGVSLSSASGSASGAGGSSSASSMAGEEVVLRINVPELKVEKCLQFHRDDLVWDVKQQALAALPKVALWYRELRESFNYGLFCPPQNGRAGKFLDEERPLGDYPLLTPVGYLELKYKRRVYKMLHLEEKALRALHTRANLRRFLEYVKENNVDKVSKMCAKGMDPNFHCQETGETPLTLAARIKKPARMIVAMVNGGALLDYRTRDGVTAMHRAVQASNFEAVKTLLDLGASPNYRDTRGLTPLYYSVTHNTDPLLCEALLHDYAVIGASDSQGWQETHQACRNKMVQHLEHLLFYGADMNAQNASGNTPLHVCAVNNLEDCARVLLFRGCNKNAINYANQTPYQVAVIAGNMDLGEVIKTHNEDDVVPFKEPPKYNPNRRISGVPLSRTHSDPRLEVSTTTKPPSPSPSTRSIPPFSSASSLSETSTGSSSTCTHPSEMDSEECASALGSASLNAAGMDCCDMVSDSSGVCTSNSGSAESYDATPTDVTQFDMGMLVVCLQQYILHKPGHLDINAGDILEVTGSTDDGMLEGVLRGVTGVFPPHCVQEVRLRNPQAVRESLIAPQVARVQGRREMMVPPHYGTAPRIRKPVNEPRTVVLHRGKKGFGFVLRGAKATSPLMERPHERGPALQYLDDVDPGGVADLAGLKKGDYLIKINGEDVSQASHEHVVTLIRKSGDLVQMVVVTPSPMTSFTALKPPMGNIGTIRRGCQTLPRKLHAVRSSQAPPAPPPRDPRTTLSVGRARAKSMVAGLQDIGTSSLRELDTKEALDASMRENGDVMSRSAGEHYGVGLYGSPQGTPSMGTPVGTPPGPKVASIKARPSSKRMTAAEVEDLFQHSSSPPTSPSSRPPRVYASVAEMKKAKAMKARHVAELTRMHKVFRSTPDLKAGVTAPLPAATAEEKRKSISQEDLFISTLNGQGSRHSLACPPRRSSTLGRSPVGGGSLGSSQSWQSGEDDEDDDEEEEESSDSPNCSPGPVEYRMLRRSQSAVNAAMLRRAGLHPPPTHPPPPPPLGQLVKVDISRSKSDYATVGVAPSTPDSAPLSPAIQSSFRPTDSAKLYASPEEVKAVGYRSPDSAGRKGTSVKTRSQSLPPSTSRPSVQRGSPERAAQAAYSATAYSTFRGEGREGSRSQEPLSPPATAPHRPPVSDSVTYARPKNNRSVQENVETNSPSRVVPQGGRGAPPPSTPAPDIPEPDYSSDENSSAPSLSQDDSKKTKTLKKKKQSVAFSPNLVTSTDPPTPPQQDSDGPHYAAPSRTPAPALAPVGPLGGNNFRDMIAQKAAERQARQDDGPEGSRSANSSPAKRINNGNGNGALGDAIQESALFNRQREKSSPAPQVGRPVSGPNEDLKMGRIMRNSKSCPNEFLEDGDNSSSGVSSDQDPAEAYVTVINTESDTISATTSGNGGSERFLSHQGSRDDSSEASESSDEASDRTWILTNERSGERSDSRSDSDSNGARRSGSLTRNAVSLVKLPPPQETTEPDLEGETARQGDQDTLSTVSSLSSLSSGSGGSGGERERAHPPLTQAQHSLPTTTHPHMRATLPRTPSAVTRAASAPPQTTHGMKTVAGGSLTRGRPREQLWSSEGEGGGMVREKSAPPASRTLERPYKGTMNSRGAEYERSIEESLQLIRMHMDSLNEVNTLAGVPGAGGGSEMVLAPPPEFCDLSLSEHHPRRNKTVIHISSDTQDPPVSLVSGPSRHHHHHHHHLHHHHQQQQQQPQQQQHPQQQHPQQQHQHQLQQQQLQQQQLQQHQLQQHQLQQQQLQQHQLQQHQLQQHQLQQHQIQQHQLQQQLQQQQLQQQLQQQQQQEQEDDTPQFRHKTLTEWTTRDTTEWLESIFMPEYKDSFEEQDIDGRKLMGLNNDALINLGVRRVGHRVSMEKSLKRYKPTERIDL; encoded by the exons GAACTCCGGGAGAGCTTCAACTATGGACTCTTCTGTCCGCCCCAGAATGGCCGCGCTGGGAAGTTTTTGGATGAGGAGAGGCCACTAGGAGACTACCCTCTCCTTACACCTGTGGGTTATCTAGAG CTTAAGTACAAGCGGAGAGTCTACAAAATGCTTCACCTGGAGGAGAAGGCTCTGCGTGCACTCCACACTCGGGCAAACCTTCGGCGATTCCTGGAGTACGTGAAGGAGAACAATGTGGACAAGGTGTCGAAGATGTGTGCCAAGGGAATGGACCCCAACTTTCACTGTCAGGAAACTGGAG AAACACCGCTGACCCTTGCTGCTCGTATCAAGAAGCCAGCACGCATGATTGTGGCGATGGTGAACGGCGGTGCGCTGCTGGACTACCGCACCAGAGACGGAGTAACTGCTATGCACAGGGCAGTCCAGGCCAGCAACTTTGAGGCTGTAAAAACACTGCTTG ATCTTGGCGCTTCACCGAATTATCGCGACACTCGTGGCCTGACGCCGCTCTACTACTCCGTGACCCACAACACCGACCCCTTGCTGTGTGAGGCTCTGCTGCACGACTATGCTGTCATCGGGGCGTCGGACAGTCAGGGCTGGCAGGAGACCCATCAG GCCTGCCGCAACAAGATGGTTCAGCACCTAGAACATCTGCTCTTTTATGGAGCTGACATGAATGCCCAGAATGCCTCTGGCAACACACCGCTCCATGTGTGTGCCGTCAACAACCTCGAAGACTGTGCCCGCGTCCTGCTGTTCCGAGGATGCAACAAGAATGCTATAAACTATGCCAATCAGACGCCCTATCAG GTGGCAGTCATTGCTGGAAACATGGACCTTGGGGAAGTGATAAAGACCCATAATGAGGATGACGTAG tGCCCTTCAAGGAACCACCAAAATACAACCCAAACAGACGCATCTCTGGAGTGCCTCTCTCCCGCACCCACTCTGACCCCAGACTGGAAGTGAGCACCACTACCAAGCCGCCCTCACCCTCGCCCTCCACCCGCTCCATCCCGCCCTTCagctctgcctcctccctcagTGAGACCTCCACCGGCAGCAGCTCCACCTGCACCCACCCCAGCGAGATGGACAGCGAGGAGTGTGCCAGCGCCCTCGGTTCAGCCAGTCTCAATGCTG CGGGTATGGACTGCTGTGACATGGTGAGTGACAGTTCTGGTGTGTGCACATCAAACAGCGGTAGTGCGGAGAGTTACGACGCCACACCCACAGATGTTACGCAGTTTGACATGGGCATGCTGGTGGTGTGTCTGCAGCAGTACATCCTACACAAGCCTGGACACCTGGACATCAATGCTGGTGACATTCTGGAAG TGACTGGTAGCACGGATGACGGTATGCTGGAGGGGGTGCTGCGGGGGGTGACTGGGGTGTTCCCGCCTCACTGCGTCCAGGAGGTGCGGCTGCGCAACCCCCAGGCTGTGAGGGAGTCCCTGATCGCCCCCCAGGTGGCCAGGGTGCAGGGCCGGCGGGAGATGATGGTGCCACCCCACTACGGCACAGCACCGAGGATCAGGAAGCC TGTCAATGAGCCTCGCACGGTTGTCCTTCACCGGGGCAAGAAAGGCTTTGGGTTTGTGCTGCGGGGTGCCAAGGCTACGTCGCCCCTGATGGAGCGTCCCCATGAGCGCGGCCCGGCCCTGCAATACCTCGACGATGTGGACCCCGGCGGCGTGGCGGACCTGGCAGGACTAAAGAAGGGAGATTACTTGATAAAG ATCAACGGCGAGGATGTGTCCCAGGCATCCCACGAGCATGTTGTAACCTTGATCCGTAAGTCTGGCGACCTGGTGCAGATGGTGGTGGTCACGCCAAGCCCCATGACCTCCTTCACCGCCCTTAAACCGCCGATGGGCAACATTGGCACAATAAGACGTGGGTGCCAGACACTACCCCGAAAACTCCACGCAG TGCGGTCGTCCCAAGCCCCCCCAGCTCCCCCCCCAAGGGACCCCAGAACCACCCTCAGTGTGGGCCGAGCAAGGGCCAAATCCATGGTGGCTGGACTTCAGGATATTG GAACGAGTTCCTTGAGGGAACTGGACACCAAAG AAGCCCTGGATGCCAGCATGCGAGAGAACGGGGATGTGATGTCCCGTTCTGCCGGAGAGCATTATGGGGTGGGTCTGTATGGCTCCCCCCAGGGCACCCCTTCCATGGGCACTCCAGTAGGCACTCCACCAGGCCCTAAGGTTGCATCCATTAAGGCGCGTCCAAGCTCGAAACGCATGACAGCAGCGGAGGTTGAGGACTTGTTCCAGCAcagctcctccccccccaccagcCCCTCCTCGCGTCCACCACGAGTGTATGCAAGTGTGGCGGAAATGAAGAAGGCAAAG GCTATGAAGGCCAGGCATGTGGCCGAGCTCACCCGGATGCACAAGGTGTTCCGGTCTACGCCAGACCTGAAGGCCGGGGTCACGGCGCCCCTGCCAGCTGCCACAGCCGAGGAGAAGCGCAAGTCCATCTCCCAGGAAGATCTGTTCATTTCGACACTGAATGGCCAGGGATCACGACATTCCCTAGCCTGTCCGCCACGCCGCTCTTCCACCCTCGGGAGGAGTCCTGTTGGCGGGGGGTCTCTCGGGTCTAGCCAATCCTGGCAGAGTggggaggatgatgaggatgacgatgaggaggaggaggagagcagtgaCTCCCCTAACTGCTCCCCAGGACCCGTGGAGTACAGGATGCTCCGGCGCTCCCAGTCAGCTGTCAATGCTGCCATGCTGCGCCGGGCTGGTCTCCACCCTCCCCCAAcccaccctccacctccaccacccctcgGCCAGCTCGTGAAGGTTGACATCAGCCGCTCCAAGAGTGACTATGCCACAGTGGGCGTGGCACCCTCAACCCCCGACTCTGCTCCACTGTCGCCTGCCATCCAGTCCAGCTTCCGACCAACAGACAGTGCCAAGTTATATGCCTCACCAGAGGAGGTCAAGGCAGTGGGTTACCGCAGCCCAGACTCAGCGGGCCGCAAGGGCACCAGCGTCAAGACCCGGTCACAGAGCTTGCCACCGAGCACTTCCCGCCCCAGTGTCCAGCGAGGCTCCCCAGAGAGGGCCGCCCAGGCAGCCTACTCTGCCACCGCATACTCCACCTTCCGGGGCGAGGGTCGGGAGGGCAGCAGAAGCCAGGAGCCGCTCTCTCCTCCAGCCACAGCCCCACACAGACCTCCTGTTAGTGATTCTGTGACCTACGCACGACCCAAGAACAACCGCAGTGTTCAGGAGAATGTTGAGACCAATTCCCCCAGTCGTGTGGTTCCTCAAGGGGGTCGCGGcgcccctccaccctccaccccagcACCTGACATCCCTGAGCCAGACTACAGCTCCGATGAAAACTCCTCTGCCCCGTCACTGTCCCAGGATGATTCCAAAAAGACGAAGACCCTCAAGAAGAAGAAACAATCAGTAGCCTTCTCTCCCAACCTAGTGACCTCAACCGATCCCCCAACCCCCCCTCAGCAGGACTCTGATGGACCGCATTATGCTGCTCCCTCCAGAACCCCAGCACCAGCACTAGCCCCTGTGGGACCCCTTGGAGGCAATAACTTCAGGGACATGATAGCACAGAAGGCAGCTGAGAGACAAGCCAGGCAAGATGATGGACCAGAAGGCTCACGGTCAGCCAACTCCAGCCCGGCCAAGAGAATCAACAATGGCAATGGCAACGGGGCTCTTGGAGACGCCATCCAGGAATCTGCACTTTTCAATCGCCAACGAGAAAAGAGTTCTCCGGCACCACAGGTGGGCCGGCCTGTCAGTGGCCCCAATGAGGACCTCAAGATGGGCCGCATCATGAGGAACTCCAAGTCCTGCCCTAATGAGTTCTTAGAAGATGGTGACAACTCCTCCAGCGGTGTGAGCAGTGATCAGGACCCTGCAGAGGCCTACGTCACTGTCATTAACACAGAGTCTGACACCATTTCTGCCACCACCAGCGGCAACGGTGGCTCAGAAAGGTTCCTAAGCCACCAGGGGTCCCGAGATGATAGCTCGGAGGCCTCGGAGAGCTCAGACGAGGCCAGCGACCGCACTTGGATCTTGACCAATGAACGCAGCGGTGAGAGGAGTGATTCCAGGAGTGACAGTGACTCCAACGGTGCCCGGCGCTCCGGCTCACTGACCCGCAACGCTGTGTCACTAGTCAAGCTGCCACCACCCCAAGAGACTACAGAACCTGACCTGGAGGGTGAGACAGCAAGGCAAGGTGACCAGGACACCCTCAGCACAGTGTCCTCCCTCAGTAGCCTCTCCTCAGGCTCTGGGGGCAGCGGTGGGGAGCGGGAGAGGGCACACCCACCCCTCACCCAGGCCCAGCATTCCCTACCCACCACTACTCACCCCCATATGAGAGCCACCCTGCCTAGGACACCATCAGCTGTTACTCGTGCTGCCTCGGCCCCTCCCCAGACTACTCACGGCATGAAAACCGTGGCAGGCGGTTCCCTAACCCGCGGCCGCCCTCGGGAACAGCTCTGGAGTTCtgaaggggagggcgggggaatgGTGCGAGAGAAGAGTGCACCGCCAGCCTCACGCACCCTCGAACGGCCTTACAAGGGCACCATGAACTCGAGGGGGGCAGAGTATGAACGCAGCATTGAGGAGTCTCTGCAGCTGATCCGCATGCACATGGACTCCCTGAATGAGGTGAACACACTCGCTGGGGTGCCGGGGGCTGGCGGGGGAAGTGAGATGGTACTTGCTCCCCCACCAGAGTTCTGTGACCTGTCCTTGTCAGAGCATCACCCACGAAGGAACAAAACAGTGATTCACATCTCCAGTGACACCCAAGACCCGCCTGTCAGTCTGGTGTCAGGGCCatccaggcaccaccaccaccaccatcatcacctgcaccaccaccaccaacaacagcaacagcaaccacAACAGCAGCAACACCCCCAGCAACAACACCCCCAGCAACAACACCAGcaccaactacaacaacaacaacttcaacaGCAGCAACTACAGCAACACCAACTACAACAGCACCAGCTACAACAACAGCAGCTACAACAGCACCAACTTCAACAGCACCAACTACAACAGCACCAGCTACAGCAACACCAAATACAGCAACACCAGCTACAACAGCagctacaacagcaacaactccAGCAACAacttcaacagcaacaacagcaggaaCAAGAAGACGACACTCCACAGTTCCGACACAAGACATTGACCGAGTGGACCACCCGAGACACAACGGAGTGGCTGGAGAGTATTTTTATGCCCGAGTATAAGGATTCTTTTGAGGAGCAAGACATTGACGGTCGAAAGTTGATGGGCCTGAACAACGATGCTCTGATCAACCTGGGTGTGAGGCGGGTTGGTCACAGGGTCAGTATGGAAAAGTCTCTGAAAAGGTATAAACCCACTGAACGCATTGATCTTTGA